Part of the Streptomyces sp. WMMC500 genome is shown below.
TCCCACCGGGCCTGTTCGGCGGCGGCGGCCACGGTGGCGACGTTGCGGGGATCGGCGAAGTCACCGAAGTTCGGGATGTTGACGGAGAAGCGCATCCACGCAGGGTGCGCACCGGGCCGCGAAGCAGCAATCGGATTCACGCGGACGGTCAATCCGCCCAGGGACGTACGCGGGAAGTACGCGGGAAGTACCCGATCGCCGGTACGTCGCCCCCGCGCCGCCCTGCCCCCTGCCCCCTGCCCCCTGCCCCCGCCCCCGCCCCCGCATCCTCCCGGCGGCGGCGGTGGCGGGGGCGCTCAGCACCCCGGCTACACCACCTCCCCCAACACGTCGTCCGCCGGGGTGGCGGTCACGCCGAAGGTCTTCTCGGTCTCGGAGTAGTCGATGACGTACGGGTGACCGGGCTTTTCGAGCACCTCGTGCATTTCCGCCCAGAAAGGAGCCGTGAGCGCGAGCAGGCTGATGTCGCGTTCGGTCAGTTCCTCCATACGGGGCTCCGGTGCCCCGGCAAGTGCGGCGAGGCGCGTGGCCAGTTCGCGTACGGACAGCGTCGAGGTCGGTGCGTGCCAGGCCCGGCCGTAGGAGCGCTCGTCGCGGCTCGCCGCGACCAGCGTGCGGGCGGTGTCCGCGATCGCCGAGTAGCTGTGGGGCACGTCGAGGGGTTGCGGCACCAGGGCCGGCCTGCCCTCCAGGGTCTGCCGCTGCACGAAGAGGCTGAACACGGAGAAGGCGCCGGCGCCGTAGAACTGGGCGGCGCGTACCTCCGTGACCTTCACCCCCGAGGCGGCGGCCTCCTCCCAGACGCGCGCCCTGGCGCGGCCCTTGGGGCCCGTCGCGGCGAGCGGGAAGTGCGGGGTGATCGGGCCGGCCACCGGCCCGTACGCGTAGAGGTTGCCGAGCATGACGTACGCGGCCCCCGTCCGCCGCACCGCGCTCAGCAGCGACGCCGACAGGACGGGGAACTGCTCCGGCCACAGGTGGTACGGCGGCGCCGCGGTGGTGAAGAGGGTGTCCGCGCCCTCCGTCAGCTCGGTGAGCCGGTCGGTGTCCGTCGCGTCCGCGGCGATCCTCTCGACGAGCGGGTGGTCGGGGCCGCCGCCGGTGCGGCTGAGCATCCGTACCCGTTCGCCGTCCTCGGCCAGCAGGAGGGCGGTCTTCGAGGCGGTGGCTCCGCGCCCCACGATCACATGAGTTGTCATGCGGACGACGGTGCCGGGGCGTGGCCTCGTACGATAGTGGCCGGAATGCCAAGTGTCCGGAGGTTCAGGCCATGCACCGCATCGCCGCGGTCACCGTGCAGCCGGTGCTGAGTTTCGACGTCTCGATCCCGCTCATGATCTTCGGCAGCGTGCCTCAGTACGAGGTGCGCGTCTGCGCGGTACGGCCCGGGCCGCTGGCCACCGTCGGCGGGCCGGACATCGTCGTTCCGTACGGGCTGGAGGGGCTGGACGGCGCCGACACGGTGCTCGCGGTCGGCAGCGGCGGCGAGGAGGCGCCCGCGGAGGTGCTGGAGGCGCTGCGGAAGGCCGCGGCCGGCGGCGTACGGATCGCGTCCCTGTGCACGGGAGCGTTCGTACTGGCCCAGGCCGGCCTGCTCGACGGGCGCCGCGCGACGACCCACTGGGGGCTCGCCCGCGATCTCGCCACCCGTTTTCCGGCCGTTGACGTGCAGCCCGACCACCTCTTCGTCGAAGACGGCGGCATCTACACCTCCGCGGGCGCCGCCGCCGCGATCGATCTCTGCCTGCACCTGGTCGGCGTCGACTACGGCGCGGCGGTCGCCCACACGGTCGCGCGGCTCGCGGTCGTCCCTCCCGTACGGCCCGGCGGTCAGTCGCAGTTCATCGAGACGCCGCTGCCGCCCGAACGCGGCACGTCGCTCGCGCCCACGCGCGCGTGGGCACTCGAACGCCTCGACCTCCCGCTCACGCTCGTGGATCTGGCCCGGCACGCCCGGACCAGCGTGCGGACGCTGACGCGCCGCTTCCGCGCGGAGACCGGGCTGAGCCCGCTGCAGTGGCTGCTGCAGCGGCGGATCCACCGGGCGCGGGAGTTGCTGGAGACCACCGGGCTGCCCATGGACCAGGTGGCCGAGAAGAGCGGTCTGGGGAGCGCGGATTCGCTGCGCAAGCACATGGCCGCCCACGTCGGCGTGACGCCCACCGCGTACCGCGCGAGCTTCCGCAGGACCCGTACCGGAGCCCGCTGAGCCTCGGTACGTCAGTGGATGCGCGCCGTGTAGGGCGGGAACGCGTCCGGGTCGGTGAAGTCCAGGTCCGCGTCGGGCCAGCGGCGGCGCAGCAGGGCGGCGGTGCGGCGGGCCCAGCCGGCGAGGTGGGGGAAGGCGCGGTGATGCGCGGCGGTACGGGCCGCGGCCTCCAGCGTCTCGACGAGCTGGGCGCGGCCGTGGTCACCCCGTACGCGCGCGTCGAGCGCGGTGAACCGCTGCAGGCGGGCGGTCGCCCAGAACAAGCAGGCCGCCGCCAGGCCGCGTCCGTACCGCCGGTCGTCCTCGGCCGCGGGCACCCCGCGGGCGAGGGCGCGGCGGTGCTGGTCGGCGAGGCCGGCGGCGACGGGGTCGCCGACGGTGATCCAGCCCGGGCCGGGGACGTGCAGACAGACGGCGTCGAGGAGGGCGTGGGTGTAACCGGCCGACTCGAAGTCGATGACGCGGGGGTCCGGTGGGCCGGACTCGCGGACGAGGACGTTGTTGGCCTCCGCGTCGCCGTTGCTGAGCACCAGGAACGGGCCGGGATCGGTCAACTCGGCCAGGGCCTCCCCGCATTCGGTGAAAGCCCGCCCGGCGAGGGGGACGCCGAGCGCCGCGGCCTGCACGGGCGCCCCGTCCCGGAGCCGGGCGAACCCCGCCACGCAGTCCGCCGCCGGGTCCACGGGCCCGAGCGCGGCCCGTCGACGGAGGTACGCGCCGGCGTGGCCGGCGGTCGACGCGCTGAGTTCGCCGCGCGCACGGGCGAACGCGGCCAGCCGGCCGGCGTGGCCGGCGGCGCCGTCACGGCGGAGCAGGCCGTCGAGGGCGGCGCGCGGCGCCAGGTCCTCCAGCACGACGAACCCGGCGGCGAGGTCGGCGGCGACGACGCGCGGGGCGAGCGCCAGACCGAGGTCGTCAGAGAGGAAGCGGAGCGCACCCACCTCGGTACGCAGCCGCCAGGACCCGGTGCGGGTCTCGCCCGGCCCGTCGCGTACCCACTTGACCACGACGGTCCGCGGCACCGCCTCGCCGCGCAACGTGACCCGCGCGACCGCCCAGGGCTCCAGCCGCTCCCAGGCGACGACGCGGACGGGTGCGGAATGCAGACCCGCCAGGAGGGCCTCGACGCCGGCGCGCCGAGGTGCGGTGCCGGAGGAAGGCATCGAAGGAGTGTACGGCGCACTCGCGCTCACACGTCCCGGATAGGGTCCCCGGGGGGTGCCGGGATGAGCCTGCGGCTGGCGGCGTACGCCGTGTGCACAGAAGGCGGACGGGTCCTGCTCGCCCGGCACGTGTCGCCGAGGGGCGAGAGCAACTGGACCCTCCCGGGCGGCAGGGTCGAGCACGCCGAGGATCCGTTGGACGCGGTGATCCGGGAGGTCGCCGAGGAGACCGGTTGCGACGCGGTGGTCGAGCGCCTGCTGGGTGTGGACTCCCGGGTGATCCCCGCGGCTGAGCGTACGGTCCCGGGCGGACCGGAGCTCCAGAACGTCGGCGTCTTCTACCGGGTGCGCATCACCGGCGGCCGGCTACGGCCGGAGCCGAACGGCGAGACCGCCGAGGCGGTCTGGACTCCGGTTCCCGATGTCGCTCACCTGCGCCGGTCATCGCTGGTCGACGTCGGCCTCGCCCTGGCTCGTACGCTTCCGGCGACCGGCCACGTCGCCTCCGTCCCGGTCGGCGGCCTGATCCAGCACTGAGGCGTGTCGGCGGGGCGAGTCGGCCGCCGGGCCCGGCGGGATCGGCCCGCGGAGAAGGTACCCGCGGCGACTGGCGCCGGCACCCGGCAGCCGGACCAGCTAGTGGGTGTGGGGGGCGTAGCGGCGCAGGGTGCGGTGGGGTGGGAAGGCCCACCGTCCCAGCTCCGCCGCCGTCCCCGCGTGCACCCTGCAATGCCGGGCCGAGCCGTCCACGGTCGCCGCCTCCACGTCGAGGGCGCGCCACCGGAGCTGCGGGGCGACCGTCACCGACCCCAGCCCCGCCCGATCGAATTCTCCCGCGCCGCCCGCGACGCCCGCGACGCCGAGCGCGAGGCCGTCGGCGCCGCGCTGCCGGGCGGCGGGGTCCCGGCCGGTCAGGCTTCGGCCAGTGCCCGGCGGCACAGCTTGTCCGCGGCCCTCGTTGTCTCCGGGAGGCGGTACCGCCTCGCCAGGCCGAGCGTGAACGCGCACGCCTCCTCCGCCCCGACCAGGTGGCCGGCGGAGACGTACACCGGCTTGACACCCGGCTGCGTACGAAGAGCGCGCCCCACCGCCTCCGTCCCGTCCAGCAGCGGCGCCGACGAACCCCGCTCGGCCCCCGGCTCCTCGCACCGGAAGTACAGGGGGTTCTTCGCCACGCCGAACGACGGAATCCCCGTCAGCACCCCCAGGTGACTCGCGAGGCCGACGCGGCGGGGGTGGGCGATGCCGTAGCCGTCGCACACGAACACGTCCGGTGGGCCGGCCAGCCCCGACAGCGCCGCCGCGACCGCGGGAATCTCGCGGAACGCCAGCAGGCCCGGGACGTACGGGAACTCGATCCGCGACACGGCCGTCACCGAGTCGACCACGTCGAGACTCGCCACATCCAGCACGGCGACCGCCGCGGCGCACACCCCCGCCTCGTCGTCATACGCCACGTCGACCCCGGCCGCCGTCCGCCACCGCGCCGCGTCGCGCACGGACTCCGCGCGCACGAGCCCTCGCAACCGCTGCTGCTCCGCCACCGCCTCCTCGACGGTCCGCGGACGCCGCAGCTCCCCGGCCAGCTCCACCCCGTGCCCCTTCCGTACCGCTCCCCCGCACCGTAGCCGGGCCCCGGCCGCGGAAACGCCACGACCGGGGCCCCGCGACCCGCTAGTTGCGGTACCGGAACACGATCCGGCCGCGCGCCAGGTCGTACGGCGGCAGCTCCACCAGCACCCGGTCCTCCAGATAGATCCTGATGTAGTGCTTGCGCATCTTCCCGCTGATGTGCGCGAGCACCCGGTGGCCGTTCTCCAGCTCCACGGTGAACATGGCGCTGCGCAGGCACTCGACGACCCGGCCCTCGACCTCGATGACGTTCTTGTCCTTCGTCATCGGACCAGCTCCAGGTTGCTGCTCACCGGCCGGGCGCCGACGCCCTCGAACAGCGCCGTGGCCGCCCGGTTGGACTCGTGGACCTCGGTCCAGGCCGCGGTGGTCCCCGCGTGGTGCAGCGTCCCGAGCGCGTGCGCGAGCAGCGCCCGGGCGATGCCGCGGCGCTGCTCACCGGCCCGGACCGCGACGAGCCCGACACGGGACCGGTTCACCGTCACCACACGGATCAGGCCGAGGTAGCGGTCCGGCCCCGCGGCCACCGCGTACTTCGACGGGTCGACGACGGTGTCGCCCGCGGGGCGGATGATCACCTCCGCGGGCATCGACTGCCACCACCCGGCGGCCGCCTCGACCTCGTCCCGGATCGTACGGTCCACCGCCCGCAGCAGGCCCTCGTCCGCCTCACCGGCGGGGACGACCGTCACACCGGCCGGCGGCAGTACGCCGTCGAGCCCCGTGTCCCGCGGGTCGGTCGGCATGACGTACTCCCACTCGCGGCGCCCGACCGTGAACCCGGCCCGCCGCCAGGCGTCCGTCAGCCCGGTGTCGGCTTCGTCGACCACCGTGTACAGCGGCGCGGGCAGCTCCGGCAGCATCGCCGCGGCGATGCGGTCGAAGGTGTCCGCGTGCCAGGCGTCGATGCCGACGAACAAACGGCCGTCGGCCCGGTACTCCGCGTACCCGCTGCCGACGACCAGGTCGTCATCCAGTGCCTGCCATTGCCTGTCCGCAACGCGCGTGATCGTCACCGCGTCGTCGCCCAGGCCGGAGAGAAAAGGTTTCGCGTCCATCGGCGTCTCCCTCCAGGAGTGCCTCGATCTCAGGCGCTCCTGGCGACACCGGACGTCAGCCGCCGGACCGTGACGGGTTGAGGGAGCACCCATGGGTAACTGTGTTCACGGGTCTCACCTCCACAAGCCGACTTCACGGTCCACCACGACGGTAGCCGCGGCCCACCGCCCGACTCAAACCCTTTTCCCGCGCTCTACCGCCGGAGCCGGATGCCGCCGCCCTCAGTCGCTCCTGGGCTCCTCGTCGAACTTGATGCTCTTCAGCAGGAACACGAGGTGCTGTGCGTACGTGTCCCAGTGGTCCAGATCCGGCGTCTGGAAGGCGACCACGACGATCTCCTCACGGCCGCCAGACAACTCCCGGGGCACCGGTATGTACGCCTGGAGTTCGCCGACCGGCACCACGGCACCGCCCTCGGCGGCGGACCGCTCCCCCTCCACCGGCAGGTCGATCTGTCGTGCGAAGACGGACGCCGGCCCGCAGGGCAAGTCGAACGGCTTGGCGGCTGTCGCATCGTCCTCGGGGTCACGCAGCCCATGCGGGAGTCCTCGCGAGGCGAGGTGAGCGTCGCCGTAGGCGAGAGGCTGCGCAGCCACGAGCAGCATGCCGAACCGCGACTGGTCCCCCTCCCCGCGCCAGTAGGCCCCCGCGTACATGGCGCCGAGTGCTCTCAGTGCCGTGGACCACTGGTGCAGTTGAAGCGTTTGGTTCTCCGCTTCGTCGCCCGCCACTTCCATCGCAGCCGCAGGGCCGGCCACAAACTCACGGGTCTCGGCCAGAGTCAGCCCGACAGGTATCCGGCTATAGCCCGCAGGAACCTCGAAGGTCATCAATGCCATGAGACACGCCCTCAATCTCCGTTACTGGGCGGCGGGGGCGGAATGAACCCCCGCTCAACCGCCTGCTGCAGCTCAAACGTCTCCACCGTCTGCTGATACCTCCTGAGACGCTTACTGGGCAGCCACGGAGAAATAACTCCAGCCAGCACCAGCGGACCGCCAACAAGTAGGATCGGGGCGACAACTGCCGCGTTGTCGCGATTGGGCCACACGACAATGACGATCAGTGCGGCCAAAACTGCGGAAAGGTGCAAGAGTGACCTCTTGTCCCGAAAAGCCGCCACGGCGTAACGAGCCCATGCCGCTTCCAGTGGCTCGATACGGGGACCCATGTGCTCAGGCAGTTGAAACCGGGGTTGCTGACGCCCCCACCTTCCATGCGTCCGAAAGTAATTCACGGACCACTCAGCTCTGTGACGCGCATGTTCTCGATCGTCGCGCTCGAAGACAAGTCGTGTTGTGCCTCGTCCAGGAATAACGCGAACAAGCGTGTACCCGAATTCGTATCCCACATCGGCCATCTTCGGGGCGTCCCAACCGGCACCAGTTACGATGGACACGCTCGAGCGCCCGTCGAAATGGGCGATGATTTCTCTGTCATCCATATCTCATCGCCTCCAGTCAGGTCAGGAAGAATTCCAAGCATTCTCTACCGCGACGAGCATGACGCCGGCCCCGGCGGGGAGAAACATTTGCGCCTTCTGCCGGTTCCCTTCGGGGACGAAGTTTTGAAATACCTTCGGATTCGCCCCGAGCCCAGCCCACGAGTCAGCCAGTCCGAGCAGGGAGGCGCCCCTCGCGTGCTGACTATCTGCAATGGCCCGCCCGGTATTCCCCACAAACCGCACGTTCGCACCGAACGGGATTGCGCCCACCACATCCTGCGCCAACGTGCGATCTGAGACGTCGGCCCCTGCAATCCGGGCGAGACCGTGCGCAGCGAGGGCAACGGTTGCCGTACCTGCCGACACGTTGCCGAAAGCGCCGGCAACCACTGCGAGGTGTGGAACCTTGGTCATCCCGGCAACGGTGTACAGCACTGCGGAGATAGCCCCGGAAACTGCGCTGATGGCCGCGAACACATCTCCGACCGCAGCGATGTTGGCCGCATGGTCCTCCACCCACTGGGTGACATCGTCCGCGAGCTTGGCGATGCCCTCAGTCACCGTCTCCAGGTACTCGCCGAACGAGCCGGACAGATCGCTGATGGTGTCGCCGATCTTGTCGAACAGTCCAGGCTCGTCCGGGGCGATCTCCATCGCGCCGCGGAGGCGGTTCGCGACCGCGTGTCCTTCCGCCCGGTAGTCGTCGGCCAGCGAACGAGCGCGGCGGCGTACGTCTTCCAGCCGCACGGACGCGTCGTCGACCGCGCCCTGCGCCTCCCGGCGCTGCTCCTCCTCGCGGGCCCGATCTGGCTTGTCCCCTGCCGTGCTGGCTTGCCGGTACCGGTCCGGGGAGCCGCTGCCCGAGGGCTCGTCGTCATCGGTGGCCGAGTCCAGTCGGCGCAGTGCGTTACTCAGCTCGCGCTCGGCGTCCTCGGCCTCCCGCTCCAACTGGCGCGCCGTCGCCTGCTGGACACGCATGTACTCGGCCCAGCCCTCCAGGGCCGTGGCGGCCATGCCGAACGAGTCACGGGCCTCGTCCATCTTGGGCCGGAAGTCGTCCTCGAACTTCTCGCGGAACGCCTCCGCCGCCTTTCCCTTCCAGTCCCCCGGCCCGGTGCCGTGCAGCACGTGGGATATCTCCGACAGCGCCCGCGCCGTCCGCCGCACCACCCCGGCGACGTTCTCGGCCCCGCGCAGGTCCCCCGGGCAGGGCATGAACCCGAGGGAGGAGAAGTCGGCCGGCCGTAACGCACTCATGCACGTCCCCCGCCGGCCTGGGAGCGCGATCGCGGGAGGGCGTCGGCAAGCTCACCGTCCACCCGTCGAAACTCCTGCTTGACCTTCAGCAGGGCCTCCGACGCGGCATCGGAGAACTTCTCGATCTGCCCGATGCCGTACGACCACTCGTCCCCGAACTCATCCATTCGACGGGCCAGCGCGTCCACGCCCATGGACCAGCCGTCGACCTCCTCCATCTCCCGGCCCGGCCGCTTCATCAGCTCCGATATGCGCTCGATGTTTCGCCGGACCCGGTCGAGGGTCTCCATGTCCACGTACAGATCGCTCACGTGCCCTCCTCACGCGCGTCAGCGGACGATGGACTGGATCTCGTCGACCTCCAGCTCGGTGGTCGCGCCGAAGGAACCGTCGGGCAGGTCGCCGCCCGTGTCGCCGGAGCCTTCCCATTCGATGGACCAGGTGATCGTGGCCCGGAACGGATAGGTCTCACCGTCCGGCGTGGCACGCAGGTAGGTCAGCCCGCACGGCGGAGTCTCCTCGGCCGACCCCGGAGAGTACGGGGTGCCGATGGAACCGTCGTCGTTGATGGGGCAGGTGCCCGAGGAGGGATGCAACTCGGCATCGTCGGTGCCGGGATCGATGGTGAGCGAGACGGGGGTGGCGGTGGTTCTGGCCCAGAGTTGCAGCACCGGAACTTCGGCGGTGACCGAGACGGGTTCGAAGGTGGCGGCGTCCAGCCAGGCCCAGGTGGGGAGGTTCACCTTCTGCGCGTTCTCCGCGTCGGGCTTGAGGCTGATCTCGGTGTCCGGCACGCGAATACGGTCGTACGCAAGCCCTGCGAGGATCTCCGGCGTGACGGCATTCTCGTACTGGGCCGGCGGCGGATCGCCCCTGTCCACCCAGAAGGGCCCGTCATCGCACTCCAGCGCGCCAGGGACCCCTGCGCCGCCCTCCGGGACAAAGCCGTCCCACCAGTAACCGTCGTCGGACTTCGCCATGTTGAAGTCCTCGTAAGTACCGGGCTGATCGCCACCGTTAACGTACTTGTCCCGCTGCTGGGCGTCCCACTGGTACCCGGTGGACTCCGCGGCCCAGATGTCCTCCATCTTCTTCTTGAGTTGCTTGGGCGTGTAAAGCGGCGCGTACCAGCACGGCGGCGGCGACCAGTCCCCCACCGGTTCCAACGCCCCACCGGACCCACCGGAGCCGCCCCCGGCCCCGTTCTCCGACTCGTCGATCACGACCCCGCCGGCCTCCGCGTGCAGCACCTGCCCCGCGGCATCCCCGTCGGCATGTGCACCATCGTCGCCATTT
Proteins encoded:
- a CDS encoding endonuclease V, translated to MELAGELRRPRTVEEAVAEQQRLRGLVRAESVRDAARWRTAAGVDVAYDDEAGVCAAAVAVLDVASLDVVDSVTAVSRIEFPYVPGLLAFREIPAVAAALSGLAGPPDVFVCDGYGIAHPRRVGLASHLGVLTGIPSFGVAKNPLYFRCEEPGAERGSSAPLLDGTEAVGRALRTQPGVKPVYVSAGHLVGAEEACAFTLGLARRYRLPETTRAADKLCRRALAEA
- a CDS encoding helix-turn-helix domain-containing protein — translated: MHRIAAVTVQPVLSFDVSIPLMIFGSVPQYEVRVCAVRPGPLATVGGPDIVVPYGLEGLDGADTVLAVGSGGEEAPAEVLEALRKAAAGGVRIASLCTGAFVLAQAGLLDGRRATTHWGLARDLATRFPAVDVQPDHLFVEDGGIYTSAGAAAAIDLCLHLVGVDYGAAVAHTVARLAVVPPVRPGGQSQFIETPLPPERGTSLAPTRAWALERLDLPLTLVDLARHARTSVRTLTRRFRAETGLSPLQWLLQRRIHRARELLETTGLPMDQVAEKSGLGSADSLRKHMAAHVGVTPTAYRASFRRTRTGAR
- the infA gene encoding translation initiation factor IF-1; the encoded protein is MTKDKNVIEVEGRVVECLRSAMFTVELENGHRVLAHISGKMRKHYIRIYLEDRVLVELPPYDLARGRIVFRYRN
- a CDS encoding GNAT family N-acetyltransferase → MDAKPFLSGLGDDAVTITRVADRQWQALDDDLVVGSGYAEYRADGRLFVGIDAWHADTFDRIAAAMLPELPAPLYTVVDEADTGLTDAWRRAGFTVGRREWEYVMPTDPRDTGLDGVLPPAGVTVVPAGEADEGLLRAVDRTIRDEVEAAAGWWQSMPAEVIIRPAGDTVVDPSKYAVAAGPDRYLGLIRVVTVNRSRVGLVAVRAGEQRRGIARALLAHALGTLHHAGTTAAWTEVHESNRAATALFEGVGARPVSSNLELVR
- a CDS encoding NAD-dependent epimerase, yielding MTTHVIVGRGATASKTALLLAEDGERVRMLSRTGGGPDHPLVERIAADATDTDRLTELTEGADTLFTTAAPPYHLWPEQFPVLSASLLSAVRRTGAAYVMLGNLYAYGPVAGPITPHFPLAATGPKGRARARVWEEAAASGVKVTEVRAAQFYGAGAFSVFSLFVQRQTLEGRPALVPQPLDVPHSYSAIADTARTLVAASRDERSYGRAWHAPTSTLSVRELATRLAALAGAPEPRMEELTERDISLLALTAPFWAEMHEVLEKPGHPYVIDYSETEKTFGVTATPADDVLGEVV
- a CDS encoding putative T7SS-secreted protein, which encodes MSALRPADFSSLGFMPCPGDLRGAENVAGVVRRTARALSEISHVLHGTGPGDWKGKAAEAFREKFEDDFRPKMDEARDSFGMAATALEGWAEYMRVQQATARQLEREAEDAERELSNALRRLDSATDDDEPSGSGSPDRYRQASTAGDKPDRAREEEQRREAQGAVDDASVRLEDVRRRARSLADDYRAEGHAVANRLRGAMEIAPDEPGLFDKIGDTISDLSGSFGEYLETVTEGIAKLADDVTQWVEDHAANIAAVGDVFAAISAVSGAISAVLYTVAGMTKVPHLAVVAGAFGNVSAGTATVALAAHGLARIAGADVSDRTLAQDVVGAIPFGANVRFVGNTGRAIADSQHARGASLLGLADSWAGLGANPKVFQNFVPEGNRQKAQMFLPAGAGVMLVAVENAWNSS
- a CDS encoding NUDIX domain-containing protein; the protein is MSLRLAAYAVCTEGGRVLLARHVSPRGESNWTLPGGRVEHAEDPLDAVIREVAEETGCDAVVERLLGVDSRVIPAAERTVPGGPELQNVGVFYRVRITGGRLRPEPNGETAEAVWTPVPDVAHLRRSSLVDVGLALARTLPATGHVASVPVGGLIQH